The Kineothrix sp. IPX-CK genomic interval TGAATATTAATTCAATGAATATAAAATCAATGAAACGGGTGATCAACTTGACGACAAGAAGCGAGCAAAAAGAGAAGCGCAGACAGCTTATTCTATGGAAGGCACTGGAGCTGTTCGTAAGAAATGGATATGCCGAAACAAAAATAAACGATATTGCAAAAGCGGCGGATATGAGCGTTGGATTGCTGTTCCATTATTTCGAGTCTAAGGAGCAGCTTTATGAGGAGCTGATCAGAATAGGCGTAGAGGGGACAAAGGAACCGCAGAAGATGGAATTTTCCGGTCCTTTGGAATTTTTTACAGGGTTTCTCGATTCCTTATTTCTCTTTTCTTCACACCAGTCATGGGTATTTCTAATGTTCGTACTCGTGGCGCAGGCGCGCAGAAGTGACAGGACTCCGGCACATATTAAACAGATTGCTATGGAGGTGGACCAGGTGGAGCGGTCAGCAGAAATAATCCGAGTAGGGCAGTCGGAAGGGATTTTCCGAAATGGCGATCCTTATGCTCTTTCCGCAGCTTTTTGGTGCAGCGTGCAGGGAATCATGGAACAGCTTGCGGTTACGCCTGATATGCCTTTGCCTGAGACGGAATGGCTCATTGATATTATAAGGAGTAAAGGATGAAAAAAGTAATCATTATAGGCGGTGGGATTTCCGGACTGTCAGCCGGAATCCACGCGCAGCAAAACGGCTTTCTTACAGAAATATACGAAAAAAATCCGGTGATCGGAGGCGAATGTACTGGATGGAACAGGCAGGGCTATCACATTGATAATTGTATTCACTGGCTTACAGGATGCCGTGAAGGCGATGAACTTTGGGAGATTTGGCGAAATGTAGGTGCAATAGATGAGAATACGGAGCTTTACAGAGAACCTTATTTTTATATGTTGGATATGGAAGGCAGACGGCTCCATTTTTGGAGCGATGTGGAGAAAGCGCGGAGGGAATTCCTTGAGATTGCGCCGGAAGACGGCATAGAAATCAATAAATTTTTCGATAGTGTGAAGCTTGCGGAAAGCTTGAGGATTCCTTGTGAGAAGTCGCCTGCATATATGAACTTCTTTGAATTTATGAAATTCGGAATGAGTATGCCGCAGATGGGCAGAGTCATAAAGGAATACGGGAAAGAAACGGTTGCCGAGCTGGCACTAAGGTTTAAGAATCCCCTTTTGAAGGAGATGATGAGTCGCTACTATAACGAAAAGTTCATGGCAGTCACCCTCATAAGCTCCTATGCTTTTCTTACGGGGAAAACAGCCGCAATTCCCATGGAAGGTTCAAAAGGGATGTCGGAGCGGATGGCAAAACGTTATCAGACACTGGGAGGGAAGATTCAGCTAAATATGCCGGTTACTAAAATCAATATTCAAGGAAAACGGGCGGTATCCGTTACATTTAATGACGGCAGCGAGGCTATAGCGGATTACATAATCAGCGCTGCGGATACGGCAGTTACCTTCGGCGGCTTGCTGGATAAAGAATATATGGATAAAAACCTCAAAGAAATGTATAGCTGTAAGGAAGGCTATTCGGTAACCTCGTCTTTTCAGGCGGCTTTCGGAATTCTTGGCGCTGAAGACTGTGGCGTTCCCGGCGGGTCGGTGATGTTTCCCTGTGACAGCTTCCAGGTGGGCAGACAGAAACTTGATTTTCAGGCGATTAGGCTCTATGATTATGACGAGAGCCTTTTTCCCAGAGAAAAGAGGGTCATTCAATGCAATATCCTTCAGGATGAGGAAGATTTCCAATACTGGAAGGAACTTTACCGGAAGTATGACCGGTATGAGGCCGAGATGCAGAGAATTGCCGATACTGTTATGAAACAAATAATCTCGAAATTTCCTGCGCTTGAAGGTAGATTGGTGCCTCTTGATACGTATTCTCCCGTTACTTTCGAACGTTGGTGCGGGGCATATAAGGGTGCATATATGAGCTTTTTCGGGCAGAAAGGCTATAAAAGCCTCTATGCGAAAAGCAAAGCGCAGGGCCTTGATAATGTGTTTATAGCCAGCCAGTGGTTGCAGTTGAACGGCGGTCTCCCCATTGCAGTGACCAGCGGAAAGTTTGCGGTACAGGCAATGTGAAGGGGATAGTCGTTACTTGACAGCCACAGGATGAAAAGATAATATAAAAAATACAAAGATAAAAACACGGGTCGGTTGGTAGTCCGGCCAGGATCGATATATCGACAGATATAACGCCTCAGTAACCTGCCTCCTTGGTTGTCCGTTCTTTGTTGTATTCGGAGCAGAACCTAAGGATTATGAGGTATGGGAGTATGTACTGGAAAATTATTATAAGCTCATTTTCAGTCCGGGCATCGACTCGCAGTCAAAGTTCAAAGACCATGTAAATCCAAAACGAATGCAAAGAGAAGTGAGGAAGCAGCTTGAAAACGTGGGAACCAGCACGAAATCCCAGCAGGCGCTGAAGCTCTGGCAGGAGCAGCAAAAGGCTGAGAAAAAGAGCACTCAGGTCAAGCGCAGGGAGGAGGAAAAGTAAAAGGTATTTGAGTTAAAGCAGCAGAAGAAAAAAGAGAAACATAAGGGCAGATAGCAGGAAAGCGGACAATCACATAGAATGTAAATGTGTTTGTCCGTTTTTGAATAAAAAACTTTTATTAGAGGGAGGAAAGGATTATTGTGGAACGTTTGGAAACGGAACGATTAATTTTGAGGGAATGGTGTAAGGAGGATGCCGTGGATATGTATACATACGCATCTGGGGATAAGGTTGGTCCAATGGCGGGATGGAAACCGCATGAGAATGTGGAAGAATCCGTACAGATTATAAATATGTTTCAGGAAAGCGATGACACATGGGCGATAGAATGGAAGGACAACCACGCCGTCATAGGTTCTGTCGGACTTCACCGCACCAGGAAGCCGGGGATTTCCTATGATGTGGAGCTTGGTTATGTATTGTCGGAGAAATATTGGGGACGGCAGATCGCAGTAGAAGCGGCACAGGCGGCTATTGCTTATGCGTTTGAAAAAATGAATATCACCCGGCTTGCGGTCTCTCATTTTCCGGATAATATACAGTCCAGGCGTGTAATAGAAAAGCTTGGCTTCCGTTTTTTGAAATACATTGCGGATGGCTTCACCCGTTATGACGGAAAGCAGGGAGATAATGTTTACATTATGGAAAAAGAAGATTATGAACGGCTTCGGTAAAATGGAAGCAAAATATGGATAAACCTGTTCTGAAAAGTAGGCAACCTGAGGTTGCCTTTTTGCATATAACTGGTTGGTAGAGGAAGGAAGTTTCATATGCTATCATAAAGATGGGCGGAAAAAGAGTAATCTGTCCGCTGACAAGCAAGGCAGCATGAGCTTTTAAAGGAGGATGAGAACGATGAATATGGCTGAGAAATTGCAGTCTTTGAGAAAGAGTAAAGGGCTGTCGCAGGAGGAACTGGCCGATTTGCTGAACGTTTCGAGGCAGGCAGTGGGAAAGTGGGAGGCAGGGAGATTTTACCCCGATATCGACAAGCTGATGCAGCTTAGCGAGCTGTATTCCATATCTCTCGACAGACTGATCAAGGATACCGGCGACTGCAACCTGCAAATAGGAGAGCAGAATGAGGAAAAAGAAGATATTACCGATTTTTTGATCAGAGCGAAAACGGCTTGCTATGCCGGACATGGAGAGGAGATAGATGCATCGAGAAGAGGCTCACATGATCTGGAATATGAGGAGGATGAGTTGTATTATTATGATACCTATTTAGGGGGAGAACGCTTTGGCGGAGAAGAGGCCGTATGGAAAAACGGGATGCCGATCTGGTGCATGAATTACTGCGGCCGCGTGACCGGCGAGCATTTCAGCGGTGATTTTCTTAAGGAAGCCTTAGATGCGGTTCCTTATAATATGCCTTATAGGGGCCCTGCCTTTTTCCAATCCGGTGCCTATACTTATCATTGCAGAGTAGAGGGGGATTTCGATTGGTATCAGGGATATGAGGAAATATTGCATGAAGGTATAAAAATATATGAATGTTATTTTCACGGCGGGAGCATTAGGTAAATGCGCCCGCCTTCATGCTTACGAATGTTTTTATGCGGCGGCTCTTTTGGAAAAGAAGCGAATGGACAAGGCGCTTATAGGCGTAAAATAAATACACCAAAATGACAATATGAGAATGCCTGTAGTATCGCTTCCGTTTGCCGCCGTATCGAATAAACCGAGAAGAGGTACGATAAAGCAGGCGACGGCAAATACGCCGTGAATGATCAGCAGCCATTTCAGCCAATTCTCAGCCAGGTTTTTCGCTTGAATTGTCAGTCCGGCAAAAAAGGTGGATACTGACATAAGGCAATAACCGAGCATATCCAGATTGAACATCATATCGAATTGGGTGTAATCGAGTAAAACCGCAGCCTGCCCTGTCAGCTTGCCGCTTCGCACGCTGGTAAGCTGTACGAAATAGACGATGGAGTTGCAAAGAGCATACATTCCGCCGAAGGCAATTGCAGCAAGTCCCGCTGCCTTTGAGGTTTCTTCTCCATAACAGGCAAAGACACAAATCATTGTGACAAAGCTAAAGGCGATGCCTATACTTGCAAAATAGCTTCCGTAAGAGGAAGAAGCCAACATGGAAATAAGAAAACCAATTACTGAGAACAAGTTGACGACAGCGGCACAAATACCAATATTCTTATTCATAAAATTTCTCCTCCTTCTTTTTTGAATCCGTCAAACAGAGTCTTTACCAATTCCGTAATAAAGGCCGTCCTGTCCGAAGCATGATCCAAATCATATCCTAACAACTCTTTAGTTATCTGCCTGCATAAGAATGCAGTCTGCATAGCGGCAGTAAGAATAAATGACAGCATTTTTTTGTCAGCTTCCGGCATTTTATTATCCAAAGCAAACATAAAGCCTTTCTGGGTCTTTACTGAATTGCAGTCTGATCTGTAATCCCACAAATCTCCTAATATGGAAATCCGGGATATGGCAGGATTTTTGAGAAGAAAATCAAATACCTGGACGGCACAATCAGTCAAACGCTCTTTATCGTCTGAATAAGTCTTTCCTTCCAATGAAAAGCTTTGGATCACTTGCTGAATGATTCGCTGGACGCAGATGGTGATCAAATTGTCCTTGCTTTGGAAGTGATAATTGATCAGCCCAATACCTACATTCGCTTTCCCTGCGATAGCGCGTGTGGTAATTTCTGTAATATTTCCGCTGCTTTGCTGGATTAGTTCGGTGGCGGCGTCTATGATAGCTTCTTTTATATCGGAGGAATTTTTCATATTAGCTTTCACCCCTTTCTGTATTATATGCAAAAAATATATGTATTGAACATTGTATAAAACATTGTTCAAATATATGATACTGAACGGTGTTCAAAAAGTCAAGAAAAAGTTTAACTCACCTCTATTCCCAATTCATTCAGCAAACTCAAAACTTCAGGGAATGAGAACCTCGCCTCCCTCATTTTATTGGAAGAAATATCTATCAGATATCCCGCTGCGTCGCGGAAATCAGCTTTGCGCATATCGCATTTGGAAAACTGAGTTGCTTCCAGCTTGCATCCCTTAAAAATACTTTCTTTTAAATTACATCCGTCGAACGCAGAATCTTGTATTATGTTTCCTGAAAAGTTAAACTTCATAAAGTTCATATCGATAAATGTATTATATTTCAAAAGGCAATCCGTCAGCTTATGAATTGGCTCGGCTATTTTTCCCGCGGGTAATAATTCGGTCCAGTGAACACCCACCAAATTGCATTTTGCGAATTCCCCGTTCTTCATCTGGGTATATTCTGCCTGGAGGCTTATTATATTACAGCCATGGAATTTACAGCCCATAAAGTGACATTTTTCAAGAGTGCACTCTTCAAGGGTACAGTTTATAAATTCGCAGTCATAAAACTCATAGCCGTCCAGTGTCTCCTCTGACATCTTTATGTTTTCGAACAGCCTGCCTTCATAATATTTCTCGTCCATTATTTCACTCAGCTCCTATTTTATATTTTTATAAGCTACCATCGCTTGACAAGGTTTTACACTCCCTGAACCATGAGATTTGTTTGTATTATAGTAAAAAATAAGGGAGAAGGCAAATGAGTAAATTTCTAAAGTGCTTGACTGATAATTGCAGCCTAATTATGATATAAATACATCCGATAGGAATATCGGGCATCCCATAAAGTTTAAGGAAAGAGGGTGACTGCTTGAAGATATCTATAAAAGAGATTCCTGTGGAAGAAGAGGAAGAGGTAGTTATTCGATGCCATGAGATCGATGAGGATATGCTAAGCCTTATCCAAAAGCTCAAGGCACAGCAAAACAGTCTGACCGGAATCTCGGGAGAGGAAATACACAGGCTGCGTTTACAAGAAATTTACTATTTTGAGGTAGTGGATAACAAATCCTTTTTTTATTGTGAGGATAAGATAGACTTTATCAGACCGTCTTTGAGCGGAAGATTTGAGGCCGTGCTCGGCAATAAGGAGTCGGTGCTGGTATCGAGACAGTATGTTTTATCCCTATGAGGAATTCGGACTGAGCTATTTCGTATGGATGCTTGTCTATTCTCTGATGGGCGACCTTACGATGCTGGTGTTTTATTCCCCCAAAGAGCTGACGGAGAAGCAATGGATCGTGCGACAGATTGTTCATATACTTTTGCTGGAAATCGTGCTGTTAACGGCGGCCCATCAGGCGGGGATGTTTGAGGGAGTACTGGAGGGAACCGTTCTCGTGCTGGTAATATTAGCCGTATACTTGCTGGTACGTTTCATCGGCTTTCGAAAGGATTTACAATTGGCAAAGAAACTGAATATGCGGATTCAGGAAAGAAAAAAAGATCGTAAGGGCGATGAATGAATTCCACTTACCTTTCTTTTTTTACATCTTATAGCCTATGAAAAGCAGGTCACTTTTCCAATACTTTTTGTAGGAGGATATAGAGAATATAATCGGAAAGAGTAAAAAGTCAAAGAGTGTGATGATGTATGGAGGGCATAAAGGTGGAACACATAATTGAGGTAAAAGGCTTAAGGAAGTCCTATGGAAACATCCCGGCGGTAAAAGATATAAGCTTTTATGTGGAGAAGGGGAAGATGTTCGCTTTCCTCGGACCCAATGGAGCAGGAAAGTCCACAACAATTAACAGCATATGTACTTTTCTTATGCCCGATATGGGAGTCGTAGAGGTGGATGGCCATGTGCTGGGCAAGGAGGACGATAGAATAAGAGAGAGCATCGGTATTGTTTTTCAGGAAAGCCTGATGGATGAATTGCTGACGGTAGAGGAAAATCTGATGCTTCGTGCCAGTTTTTATCCGATGAACAAGAGTGAGCGCGCTGCGGCGGTGAAGCAGGCGGCGGAGATTACGGAAATTACTGGAATAATGAACCGCTATTACGGAAGACTTTCCGGTGGACAGAGGCGCAGGGCGGATATTGCGAGGGCGCTTCTTCATACGCCGAAGGTCCTTTTTCTTGATGAACCAACCACTGGTCTGGATTCCCAGACAAGAAAGAGCGTGTGGGACACGATCAAAAAGCTTAAAGAGGAGCAGGAGATGACGGTGTTTTTAACGACACACTATCTGGAAGAGGCTGAGGATGCAGATTACTGCATGATAGTGGACGATGGGCAGATTGTGGCCAGGGGGACCCCGTTTTCACTGAAAGAGAAATATGCGAAGGATAAGCTGCGCTTAAGGTGCAGGGAGGAAGAACTGGTAAAGGAAAAATTACAGGATAGAGGACTTTCTTTCGAGAAAAAAAACGGGTTTTTGGAGATATGTCTGAAAAGCACCATGGACGCACTGCCTGTTTTAGATGAATGCAGGGAACTGATAAGAGATTTTTCAGTAATCAAAGGTTCTATGGATGATGTGTTTATCGGAATTACAGGAAAGGAGCTAAGAGAATGATAGCTTTTGCTGCGAGGAATTTAAAATTATATTTTAGGGATAAGGCAGCAGTATTCTTCTCTATGTTGGCGATACTCATCGAAATAGGATTATACGTACTGTTTTTAGGAGACGTATGGACGGAGGAAGTCTCCATGTTCGACGGAGCCAGAGAGATGATGGATAATTGGGTAATGGCCGGAGTCCTTGCCACGACAGGAGTTACGACCAGCCTGGTCATACTGGGAAATATTGTAATAGACAAGGAATACAGAAAAATAAAGGATTTTATAGCGGCCCCGGTAAAAAATTCAAAGCTTCTCATGGGATACTGGCTTGCCTCTTATATTATAGGAATGGTTATGAGTCTGATTACGCTTGTTATCGCGCAGGTGTATATCGTCTTGGATGGCGGGAGCCTGATAAAGCCGGAGGCATGTCTTGCGCTTATCCTTCTTTTATTTATTACAAATCTGATGAGTACTGCTCTTATGCTTCTCTTTGTAATGTGCTTCAAAACAAACAGCGCTTTTTCGGCAGCAAATACGATACTTGGAACCCTGATCGGTTTTTTGACTGGGATTTATCTTCCTATCGGCATGTATCCGGAAGGCGTACAATGGATTATCCGTTTATTCCCTGTTTCTCATGCCGCTTCCCTCTTTCGAAGGATTATGATGGGAGATGTGATGGAGACAAGTTTTGAGGGGATTCCTGCGGATATAGTAATGGATATTAAAGAACAGTTCGGAGTAGTATATAAGTTCGGCGACGAGGTAATGACATTCGCAGGAAGTATGGGTTTCATAATAGCAACGACGGCAGTTTGTTATCTTTTGGCTTTTTTTCTCATGAGGAAGAAGCAGAAATAATAAAGGCGTTACGTATGAAAATAGTTGACTTTCTTCCTATAAATGATATAATACAGTATTATATTTTAGCACTTTGATGCGTTAAAACTTTACACTTATGTCTGAGGAGGAAAAATTATGAAAAAGATTTCTGTACTTATGCTAACGATGCTTATAGCGTTCAGCTTTGCTGCCTGCGGCAGCACGAATACTGCAGACTCTACCGGTGCAGCAGATACTGCGGAAACAGCAGATGCTGGGACCGACGAGCAGACGCCCGCGAAGGAAGAGAGCCAGACCGATGCCGGAGCCGTATACAATGTAGGTATTGTTCAGCTGGTTCAGCATGAAGCGCTGGATGCGGCTACTCAGGGATTCAGAGATGCCCTTACGGAGAAGCTGGGAGATCAGGTGGTATTCGATGAGCAGAATGCGGCGGGAGATTCCGCGACCTGTGCTACTATCGTAAACCAGTTTGTTTCCAGTAATTATGATTTGATTATGGGAAATGCAACGTCTGCTGTTCAGGCTGCTGCTTCTGCAACAGCTACGATTCCGATTCTTGGAACTTCTGTTACGGACTATGCTACCGCTCTGGATATCGATAACTGGACGGGCGTAACCGGCAGGAACGTATCCGGAACCGCTGACCTTGCGCCTTTGGATAAGCAGGCCGAGATAATCAAGGAACTGTTTCCCGATGCAAAGAACATCGGTATCCTTTACTGCTCGGCAGAACCTAATTCTAAATATCAATCATCTACCATTCAGGGATATTTGACGGAGATGGGTTATACTTGTACGGAATATACCTTTGCCGATTCCAATGACGTGGCTTCTGTTACCCAGACAGCATGTTCCGGAAGCGATGTGCTTTTTATTCCTACCGATAACACTGCGGCTTCCTGCACGGAAGCGATCAATAATGTGGCGGAGCCTGCGGGAGTACCCATTGTCACCGGTGAAGAAGGCATTTGCAAGGGATGCGGTGTTGCCACATTGTCTATCAGTTATTATGACTTAGGCTATGCTACCGGAGAAATGGCTTATGAAGTACTGGTAAATGGTGCTGATATATCCGCAATGGAGATTCAATATTCTCCGAATATCACTTATAAATATATGGCTGACCGTTCGGAGAAGCTGGGAGTCACTATTCCTGACAACTATATCGCTATAGAGGCTGAATAATCAACAAATAGATGTGTACTAAGGGGTGCCTGCTGGAAAGACACCCCTTAAATTGTAAGGAGGATAAAAATGAGTTATTTCGCTGCCCTTAATCCGATGAATTTGGTGAATGCCCTTCCGGGATGTATCGCTCAAGGTGTTATATGGGGAATTATGGCCCTTGGTGTTTATGTTACCTTCCGGCTGCTGGACTTTGCGGACCTGACGGTTGACGGATCCTTTGCTACCGGCGGTGCAGTTACCGTAATGCTGACGTTAGCTGGCGTTCCCATACCAGCGGCCTTGCTGGTGGCAATATTTGCCGGTCTTCTGGCGGGTCTGGTTACCGGACTGCTGCATACTGCTCTCGGCATTCCGCCGATTCTTTCGGGAATTCTGACGCAGATTGCGCTGTATTCCGTCAATCTGCATATTATGGGTATGGCAGCGAACATGGCTTTGAGCTCTCAGAAATATAACCTGCTCGTTTCTTTGATGAATATACCGAAATCGATTTTAGTGGGCGGTTTTTTTGCAGCGGCTTTGATCGCTCTACTGTATTGGTATTTCGGTACTGAGCAGGGCTGTTCCATACGGGCTACCGGATGCAATCAGTCCATGAGCAAGGCTAACGGAATCAACATCAATTTTACGAAGGTACTTGCCCTTGCGCTGTCTAATGGTCTCGTAGGGCTTGCCGGCGGTCTGATGGCACAATATCAGGGGTTTTCCGACATCAATATGGGACGCGGAGCTATCGTCATCGGTCTGGCTGCAGTTATCATCGGGGAAGTGCTTGGCGAGAGTATCTTAAGAAAGCGTTTGAATTTTGCTCTTCGCCTCGTATTCGTCGTTATGGGCGGCATTATTTATTATGTCGTAGTCGGAATCGTGCTCTGGTTAAAGCTGAACTCCAACGACTTAAAGCTGTTTACCGCTATTATAGTAGCAGTATTTCTTGCGGTTCCTTATCTTCAGGGCAGGAGTAAGAACTCTTTTGCCCGTACCGCAAAAGCTTCTCTTGCCGCACTTCAGGCGAGAAAGGATAAGGAGGATTAAGCATATGTTAAATATCATAGATATCCATAAAACTTTCAATCTCGGTACCATCAACGAAAAGACGGCTCTCAACGGAGTGGACCTTCATCTGGATAAAGGTGATTTCTGTACGATTATCGGAGGAAACGGAGCCGGGAAATCCACCATGCTGAATGCAGTTGCAGGCGTATGGCCGGTGGATAAGGGCGCGATACTTCTAAATGGGAAGAACATTACCGGATTGCCGGAGCATAAGAGGGCAGGTTTTCTCGGACGCGTATTTCAGGATCCAATGACCGGAACTGCCTCCAGCATGGAGATTGAGGAAAATCTGGCACTGGCAGCCCGCCGAGGTAAAAGCCGGAAGCTGAGCTGGGGAATTACCAGACAGGAAAAGGAAAGATATAGAGAGCTTTTGAGGGTCCTCGATTTGGGACTCGAGGATCGTATGACTTCCAAAGTGGGTCTGTTGTCCGGGGGCCAGCGTCAGGCGCTTACCCTGCTCATGGCTACCTTGCAGCAGCCGAATTTATTGCTTTTGGACGAACATACTGCGGCCTTGGACCCCAAAACAGCAGAAAAGGTACTTCGCGTAACAGACCAGATTATTGAAGAGAATCATCTCACCGCGCTGATGGTCACTCATAATATGAAGGATGCCATAGCTCACGGCAATCGTCTGATTATGATGCACGACGGAAGGGTGATTCTAAATATTTCAGGGGAAGAGAAGAAGAAGCTTACGGTAGCGGATCTGCTGCACCAGTTCGAGCTTGTTTCCGGTGAGGAATTCGCCAGCGATAAGGCGATCCTTGCTTAGGGCGTATCTGAAAACTCGTAGCACCGTTCCTGATGCTATGACAATGTGATTGGAAAATGTTTCTGGATGTTTTTACACATCGGCGGTATAATCATTTTAGATTATGCCGCTTTTATCTTATGGAAAAGTACGTCCAATAAGATAAAAGCACTTCGTGCAGAATGCGCAGCACACTTGTTGTATGAGAGATAAATTTTAAGGCGATATATAAGCCTTAAGGAAGGTTACGGACAATATGAAAATAGACCGTCTGATAGGAATAATCATGTATCTTCTGAACCGGGATAAAGTGACAGCGAAGGAGCTTGCAGAAAGGTTCGAGGTATCTACCCGCACGATTGTAAGAGACATAGATGCCCTTGGACTGGCCGGAATTCCTGTAGTTTCGGATGTGGGAGTAAACGGCGGTTATGCCATTCTCGACACTTACAGGCTAAACAGAAGTATTGTGACGGCGGACGATTACCTCAATGTTATTTCCTCTTTAAAGGGTATGTGCTCCGCTTATGAAAATAAGAAGATAGAAGCCACTCTGGAGAAGGTTATGGCCGTTGGAAATGCACCGAAGAATCAAAGTATATTCATGGATTTGAGCGTATGCCGCGAGGGAGAAAACAC includes:
- a CDS encoding ABC transporter ATP-binding protein; the protein is MLNIIDIHKTFNLGTINEKTALNGVDLHLDKGDFCTIIGGNGAGKSTMLNAVAGVWPVDKGAILLNGKNITGLPEHKRAGFLGRVFQDPMTGTASSMEIEENLALAARRGKSRKLSWGITRQEKERYRELLRVLDLGLEDRMTSKVGLLSGGQRQALTLLMATLQQPNLLLLDEHTAALDPKTAEKVLRVTDQIIEENHLTALMVTHNMKDAIAHGNRLIMMHDGRVILNISGEEKKKLTVADLLHQFELVSGEEFASDKAILA